One Kineosporia sp. NBRC 101731 DNA segment encodes these proteins:
- a CDS encoding SAF domain-containing protein, with product MSTQERTDVRSRESGGRGSTAGTSKATPGTERLPRPPGTRRPGLAVLAVLLIVLGAAVAGLLALRLDDRQDVLVARSTIVVGQQITAENLAVAKVASDGVAVISADQADAVIGRFASAEIPPGRLLDPGMLASTSLLGADKAGVGVSLGVGRYPAGGLEAGDVVQVVRAVEGEGKEIAGRATVSSVKTSDDSVFASGGESQAVVTLIVSRNEAVQVAAAAAADQISLVLLERGATTKGN from the coding sequence TTGAGCACGCAGGAACGCACCGACGTCCGGTCCCGGGAGTCCGGCGGCCGGGGCTCCACGGCCGGCACGTCCAAGGCCACGCCCGGCACCGAGCGACTCCCCCGCCCACCCGGCACCCGCCGCCCTGGCCTGGCGGTGCTCGCCGTGCTGCTCATCGTGCTCGGCGCCGCCGTGGCCGGGCTGCTCGCGCTCCGACTCGACGACCGGCAGGACGTGCTGGTCGCCCGCAGCACGATCGTCGTCGGCCAGCAGATCACCGCCGAGAACCTGGCCGTGGCCAAGGTCGCCTCCGACGGCGTCGCGGTGATCAGCGCCGACCAGGCCGACGCCGTGATCGGCCGGTTCGCCAGCGCCGAGATCCCGCCCGGCCGGCTGCTCGACCCCGGGATGCTGGCCAGCACCAGCCTCCTGGGTGCCGACAAGGCCGGGGTCGGGGTGTCGCTGGGCGTGGGCCGGTACCCGGCCGGCGGACTGGAGGCCGGTGACGTGGTGCAGGTCGTGCGAGCCGTCGAGGGCGAGGGCAAGGAGATCGCCGGCCGGGCCACCGTCAGCTCGGTGAAAACCTCCGACGACAGCGTCTTCGCCTCCGGGGGCGAGAGCCAGGCCGTAGTGACCCTCATCGTCAGCCGCAACGAGGCCGTCCAGGTCGCCGCTGCGGCCGCCGCCGACCAGATCAGCCTCGTGCTTCTGGAACGCGGGGCCACCACGAAGGGCAACTGA